GTCCGTTCATAGGGCTCTGCACGCAGCTGCTCCGTGGCCTGAGCTTGCAAAATTTGATTCAGAACGGACTCCAGGAGCTTGGCGAGCGCATCGTCTTTCGTGTCGCGGAGAAAAAGTTGATGCAAAAGCTGTGCATCTACGGTAATCTGATCGTGAGCCATTTCGATCCCCTCTCCCTTTTTTGGTTTTTGTGGGTCCAAGCTCCATTCTAACCGAAGGGGATTGGAAATGGCTCTCTGACTTTTTTCAGAGAGTCCTTTTTACACAAGAATACGGACTCAACTTTTGCATCTAACGGTGTACTTTCCCCCTCCTTTCAGCTAACATAAGTTATAACTGAACAGAAACCATGCACATGGCAAGAACAAGCGAACGGTAAGGAGGACGCCACCATGACCAACATTCGCGAGTCGGATCTCCCGGGGATTGGACGGAAATTCCAGATCGACACCCGCAGCGGGGATAAGCTGGTCATCATCATTCATGATGACGGCAGGCGCGAACTTTACCACTTCGACCCCGACGATCCGGACAGCAGCATTTCCATGGTCACCCTGGATGACGACGAGGCGCGACAAGTGGCCGGCATCATCGGCGGCCTGACCTATAGACCCAAGGCCTTGGAATCCGTCGAGGTGGCCCTCAACGACCTGGTCATTGAGTGGTACAAGGTGGAACCCAACTCCAAGTGCGTAGGCCGAACGATCGGCGAACTCCAGATCCGGAAACGGACGGGGGCCACGGTCATCGCGGTCATCGATAAGGATCAGAAGCAAACGGTGAACCCCGGGCCGGACTACGTGCTGAAGGCCGAAACCATTTTGGTTGTGATGGGCGAGCGCCAACAAATCAAAGCGTTCAAGCAACTCGTATCCAACGGGAGCGAATAAATAAGACATGGAACACATCGTTTTCGAGGTTGGCCTCGCCCTTACCCTCATGGCGGTTGCGGGGTTAATCTCCATCCGCCTTCGCTTCTCGATTATCCCGTTCCTGATTCTGATTGGAATGACCGTCGGGCCCCATGCTCCCCAGCTCGGCATGGTGGATTTGCGCTTCATCCAAAGCGCCCCCCTGATCGAGTTCATGGGGCGGCTGGGGGTCCTCTTCCTGCTCTTCTACGTGGGCTTGGAATTCTCCGTGAGCCGACTAATCAGGGCGGGGCGGTCCATCGCCATTGGCGGTACCATCCATGTCGGGCTGAACTTCGTTCTCGGATTATTGTTCGGCTGGATGATGGGATGGCCGCTCAAGGAGATCTTGGTGGTGGCCGGTATTGTAACGGTTTCATCCAGCGCCATTGTGGCCAAGGTGCTGGTCGACCTCAAACGCACGGCAAACCCGGAAACCGAGATGATTCTCGGTATTATCATGTTCGACGACGTCTTCCTGGCCGTCTATCTCACGATCCTGTCGGGTCTCCTCTTTAGCGGCGCCACCTCGGTGGGCGGTGTTATCCTTTCGGGAGGCATCGCACTGGGCTTCATGCTGGCCATCCTGGCTCTCGGACGGGTGGCCGTCCCCTGGCTGAATCGGGTCCTGAACATCGGTTCAACGGAAGTCTTTTTGCTGGTTGTATTTGCGGCCCTCTTTTTGATCAGCGGATTCGGTGAAACCCTCCACGTCGCTGAGGCCATTGGGGCTCTGCTCGTGGGTTTGGTGCTCGGGGAAACCGAACATCGCAAGCGCATCGAGCACCTTATATTGCCGCTAAGAGAAGTATTTGGAGCAATGTTCTTCTTTAGCTTTGGTTTATCCATTGACCCGAGGACGCTAGGCGGGGCAGTCTGGCCCGCGCTCGGCGCCGTGCTGCTCACGTTGGTCGGCAACTTCACTGCGGGGATGCTGGCCGGTCGTAGTGCCGGTCTTTCACCGAAGGCCGCTGCCAACATCGGGCTCACGATCGTCGCCCGCGGTGAATTCTCCATCATCATGGCAAACCTCGGGAAGTCGGCCGGTCTCTTGTCCATCCTCCAACCCTTTGCTGCCCTCTATGTCCTCATCCTCGCCGTCGTCGGACCGCTCCTCGCCAAGGAGTCGAAGGCCATCTTCACCACCCTAAACAAGGTATTCAAGTGGCAATCACCGAGGGAGACAAAAGCGTCAACTGCACCACACGGGAAAAAAGAGCACGGTTAAGGGGAATCCCCTCCCCGTTCGGAGCCACGCCGCCCCAGAAAACTGCACGGAAAAGATTTCTGATGGGGCGGCGTGGCATTCACGGATGGCTGCAGAATAAAGGAATTCGGGTAGCCAACTATGAAGGCACACGACGGCACGCATTGACATCTCCTACAAAGAAACGCGATAATTAAAGCAATATTCCGCAATCGGTAAGGCGACACACGGAGGAACGAAAGGCGAAGAACTCCGCCTGTCTTGAAAGGAAGGGGGGCAGTGGCCGTGGAAGGCCTGACACCGGACCTCTCGGGTCGCGTACACCCGAGGCGCGAGAGCCTTGCGAAGGTGAATGCCGTACGGGTAGCCGTAATCCAGGCTGCACCCGTCATCCTGGACCGCGAGGCCACCACGGCAAAGGTCTGCCGCTTGATCGCGGAAGCCGCCGCGCAGGGCGCCCGCCTGATCCTGCTCCCGGAAGCCATGATCCCCGCATATCCGCGGGGAATGACCTTTGGAACTGTCGTCGGGCACCGCAGCGACAAGGGGCGGCGTGCCTATGCGCGCTACTGGGACCAAGCCGTTGACGTGCCGGGGCCCGTGACCGAGGCCATCGGTGCAGCCGCCCGGGAAGCTTCTGCCTACGTCGCCATCGGCGTAGTTGAGCGGGATCGCGCCTATAGGGGCGGTACGCTGTATTGCACACTGCTCTACTTTGGACCCGATGGCCGGCTGCTGGGCAAGCACCGCAAGCTGAAGCCCACCGGTGCCGAGCGCCTGGTGTGGGGCGAGGGCGACGGCAGCACGTTGACGGCAATCCAGACCGAATTCGGGACGGTCGGGGGGCTGATCTGCTGGGAGAACTACATGCCCCTCGCCCGCATGGCGATGTACCACAAGGGCGTCGACCTTTACC
This genomic interval from Calditerricola satsumensis contains the following:
- a CDS encoding transposase, giving the protein MAHDQITVDAQLLHQLFLRDTKDDALAKLLESVLNQILQAQATEQLRAEPYERT
- a CDS encoding cation:proton antiporter regulatory subunit, yielding MTNIRESDLPGIGRKFQIDTRSGDKLVIIIHDDGRRELYHFDPDDPDSSISMVTLDDDEARQVAGIIGGLTYRPKALESVEVALNDLVIEWYKVEPNSKCVGRTIGELQIRKRTGATVIAVIDKDQKQTVNPGPDYVLKAETILVVMGERQQIKAFKQLVSNGSE
- a CDS encoding cation:proton antiporter; the encoded protein is MEHIVFEVGLALTLMAVAGLISIRLRFSIIPFLILIGMTVGPHAPQLGMVDLRFIQSAPLIEFMGRLGVLFLLFYVGLEFSVSRLIRAGRSIAIGGTIHVGLNFVLGLLFGWMMGWPLKEILVVAGIVTVSSSAIVAKVLVDLKRTANPETEMILGIIMFDDVFLAVYLTILSGLLFSGATSVGGVILSGGIALGFMLAILALGRVAVPWLNRVLNIGSTEVFLLVVFAALFLISGFGETLHVAEAIGALLVGLVLGETEHRKRIEHLILPLREVFGAMFFFSFGLSIDPRTLGGAVWPALGAVLLTLVGNFTAGMLAGRSAGLSPKAAANIGLTIVARGEFSIIMANLGKSAGLLSILQPFAALYVLILAVVGPLLAKESKAIFTTLNKVFKWQSPRETKASTAPHGKKEHG
- a CDS encoding carbon-nitrogen hydrolase family protein, producing the protein MNAVRVAVIQAAPVILDREATTAKVCRLIAEAAAQGARLILLPEAMIPAYPRGMTFGTVVGHRSDKGRRAYARYWDQAVDVPGPVTEAIGAAAREASAYVAIGVVERDRAYRGGTLYCTLLYFGPDGRLLGKHRKLKPTGAERLVWGEGDGSTLTAIQTEFGTVGGLICWENYMPLARMAMYHKGVDLYLAPTADARDSWQATIRHIACEGRCFVLSCNQFVTRDMMPKDWEDIGPGPDILCRGGSAIVDPLGNYLAGPLFDREGILVADLDLNRITEARYDFDPVGHYNRPDVFRLIVNEAPAPAVEQTAHC